The stretch of DNA GGCACCCCGGGGTTCatggcggcggcgacgccgtTCGAGCCGCAGCTCTCGGACTCGCCGCCACCACCGCTCCCGAGCGTGCACGCGGCCGACTACAACGACAGCAACAAcaacgaggcggcggcggcggggccggAGCGCCGGCTCACGCTGCTGGCGCTGCGGCTCGCCGTGCTGGAGAAGGCGGCCAGCGGGCTGGGCGCGCTGGGCTTCATCTGGGCCACCGTCGTGCTCCTCGGCGGCTTCGCCATCACGCTGGAGCGCGTCGACTTCTGGTGCGTCACCGTCATCCTCCTCGTCGAGGGCGCGCGCATCTTCAGCCGGAGCCACGAGCTGGAGTGGCAGCACCAGGCCACGTGGTCGCTCTCGCTCGCCGCCGCGGGGAGGTCCAGCGTCCGACTCGTCGCGCGGTCCTTCCGCTTCGTCTTCCGCTTCCGCAACGCCGGCAAGGCGGCGGCGTCCTCCAGCAGCAGCTCGCCTCGGAGCGGATGCGGATGGGGCTGGCCCTGGATGACCTGGAGCTGGAGCTTCCTGTCGGGCCACGTCGGCCGGCTCTTCTACTGGCTGCAGCTCGCCTCCGCGACGGCGTGCGTCGCGCTCTCCGGCGTGCGGCTCGCCAGGCAGGACTTTGGGGACGCCGTCGACGCGCGGACGAACCGGCGCTCCGCGCTCGACATCTTCTACGGCCTGGCGCTGGCCGAGGCGCTCCTGTTCCTCGCCGAGAAGGCGGCGTGGGAGTGGGAGGTCAGCCACGGCCGCCTGCTGGAGCGCGTCGCCGCCGAGTGCCGCCTCGCGGGCGCGCCGGGGCTCCTCGCCATCCGCCGCTTCTTCTACGACGCCTACTCGCGGTGCGTCGAGGGGAGCATCTTCGACGGCCTCCGCATGGACCTCGTCTCCTTCGCCGAGGAGCTCATCGTCGGGGGGTCCCACGACGAGCAGCGCATCGGCGTGGGCATCCTCGTCAACGTGGCCACCGCCAGCACGCGGCTCGGTGACGCCGCGCTGCGCCGCGTCGGCACGTCCCCCGCCGTCGTGGAGCGGCTCGTCGAGATGCTCAGCTGGACGAGCCCCGCCGAGCGCGGCGCCAGGGCGTCCGCCGCGCTCGTCGTGTCCAAGCTCGCCAGCAAGAAGCGCAACGCGCTCCGCGTCGCGGGGGTGCCCGGCGCCATCGAGTCCGTGTCGTCGCTGCTCTACGCCGCCGACGAGGAGTGCAACCTCCTCGGCCTCCTCATCATCAAGAAGCTCGCGCGCGACCACGACAACTGCAGCAAGATCGGCAACGCCCGCGGCCTGCTcgacaagatcatcgacttctCCGCCATCGGTGCTGTCGCCGGCACGTCGCcgcccaccaccgccaccgccacgttCGTCatggccgccgcgcgcgccaaGGCCGTGCAGCGGTCGCTGCAGGTGATCAAGATGCTCGCCGAGACCACGGGAAGCACCGGGAAGCAGCTCAGGCGGGAGGTGGCGGAGATCGTGTTCACGGTGAGCAACATCCGCGCCGTGCTCCGGCACGCGCCCGCCGCCCACGTCGGCCTGCGGCGGCTCGGCGCCGAGGTGCTGACACGCCTCGCCATGGACGCGGACGCGCGCGAGCGGATCGGCGGCACGGGCGGGGTGGTCGCGCTCCTGCTCGACATGTTCCTCCGGCCCGGGGGAGGCTCCTCCGACGAGGACGCCGACGCCGCGCGAGTCGAGGCCGGCGAGGCGCTCGCCATGCTGGCCCTCGAGAGCCCGCGCAACTGCGAGCGCATCCTCAGAGGCGGTGGCGGCAGCTCGAGCTTGGCCAccacatccaccaccaccaccgtggACAGTCTTGTCGACGCGCTCGGGGacgcggccatcggcgtcgagGCGGGCAGGATCCTGACGAACCTCTGCGCGTACACCGGCGGGAGCAGCGAGTGGTTCCCGCAGCTCCGGCGCGCGACGCGCGGCGCGGCCACGGTGCTCCGGGACGT from Sorghum bicolor cultivar BTx623 chromosome 8, Sorghum_bicolor_NCBIv3, whole genome shotgun sequence encodes:
- the LOC8067219 gene encoding uncharacterized protein LOC8067219, yielding MEVSDRSVRLTIEAQPSDPPVGTPGFMAAATPFEPQLSDSPPPPLPSVHAADYNDSNNNEAAAAGPERRLTLLALRLAVLEKAASGLGALGFIWATVVLLGGFAITLERVDFWCVTVILLVEGARIFSRSHELEWQHQATWSLSLAAAGRSSVRLVARSFRFVFRFRNAGKAAASSSSSSPRSGCGWGWPWMTWSWSFLSGHVGRLFYWLQLASATACVALSGVRLARQDFGDAVDARTNRRSALDIFYGLALAEALLFLAEKAAWEWEVSHGRLLERVAAECRLAGAPGLLAIRRFFYDAYSRCVEGSIFDGLRMDLVSFAEELIVGGSHDEQRIGVGILVNVATASTRLGDAALRRVGTSPAVVERLVEMLSWTSPAERGARASAALVVSKLASKKRNALRVAGVPGAIESVSSLLYAADEECNLLGLLIIKKLARDHDNCSKIGNARGLLDKIIDFSAIGAVAGTSPPTTATATFVMAAARAKAVQRSLQVIKMLAETTGSTGKQLRREVAEIVFTVSNIRAVLRHAPAAHVGLRRLGAEVLTRLAMDADARERIGGTGGVVALLLDMFLRPGGGSSDEDADAARVEAGEALAMLALESPRNCERILRGGGGSSSLATTSTTTTVDSLVDALGDAAIGVEAGRILTNLCAYTGGSSEWFPQLRRATRGAATVLRDVAATVNESKPLEVSLGLAAQLVRLMGPHELAHHLVSAGVTEADLVSRLVSVLATYACPSIKAPRIRRFTVELVVALLRTPPARERWLIAEAMAAAGMGAELRRVAETTSELECFHVFSGSAGVSRHAVGLAALVDTALELMGTTVAGADRAPRVSVTTTDKCACV